In Pseudoxanthomonas sp. SE1, the genomic stretch TGGCGGCGTTGCGTGCGGAGGGTCGCATCGTGTTCGTCGACATGACCGCCGACTGGTGCGTCACTTGCAAGGCCAATGAAAAGGCCGTGCTGAACACCGACGCCTTCCGCGGCCTGCTGGCAGAGCACGATGCCGTGATGATGACGGGCGACTGGACGAACGTGGACCCGGCCATCACCGCTTTCCTTGAGGAACACGGTGCGGTCGGGGTGCCACTGTACGTGATGTATCCGCGCGGCGGCGGTGCCGGCGAAGTCCTGCCGACCGTGCTGACCCAGGACGGCATGCGCCGGGCCTTCGAGCGCGCCGCGCGATGAAGGCGACGACCTCGCGCGTGCTGCTGGTGGCGGTGGCCGCCGGCGGCCTGGGCCTGCTGGCCAGCCTCTGGTTCAACGGCAATCCGTTCTGGCGCACGCAGGTGGGCGAGCGCGCCCTGCACGCGGCCACGAACGCCACCGCGCCCGCCCCGCCGGCCGGCGTCACGCCCGCGGGCATCGGCGATCCGATGCCGGCCATCGCGCTGCCAGGGCTGGATGGCGCGATCGTCGACCTGCGCACGCGCTATGCGGGCAGGCGATTGCTGATCAACGTCTGGGCGAGCTGGTGCGGACCATGCATCGAGGAGATGCCGGAACTCGATCGCTTCGCCGCTTCACAGGGCGCCGATGGCGTGCAGGTGATCGGTCTTGCGCTGGACACGCCGGAAGGCGTGCGCGATTTCACTGCGAAGATCCCGGTGCGCTATCCGATCGTGCTCGATACGCCGGGCCCGGCCGACGCCAGCGTCTGGTTGGGCAACGCCAAGGGCGTACTGCCCTACACCGTGCTGGTGGATGCC encodes the following:
- a CDS encoding TlpA disulfide reductase family protein, with translation MKATTSRVLLVAVAAGGLGLLASLWFNGNPFWRTQVGERALHAATNATAPAPPAGVTPAGIGDPMPAIALPGLDGAIVDLRTRYAGRRLLINVWASWCGPCIEEMPELDRFAASQGADGVQVIGLALDTPEGVRDFTAKIPVRYPIVLDTPGPADASVWLGNAKGVLPYTVLVDADGRIARQKVGPFTHGEIGGWVD